A region from the Lolium perenne isolate Kyuss_39 chromosome 4, Kyuss_2.0, whole genome shotgun sequence genome encodes:
- the LOC127295182 gene encoding glucan endo-1,3-beta-glucosidase 8 isoform X2, translating into MAAALRCVAVVVAVAVAAAGMGVEALGVNWGTMATRRLPPKVMGQLLKDNGFKKVKIFDADENTMMGLAGTGIETMIAVPNDMLAAVGDYGRAQEWVKKNVTKFVAIGNEPFLTAYNGTYNNVTVPALKNIQRALNEAGHGSAIKATVPVNADVYDSPASNPVPSAGKFRDDIVGIITDMVKFLNHSGAPFSVNIYPFLSLYGNDDFPIDYAFFDGAPPKPVIDNGINYTNVFDANFDTLVSALKKIGFGDLPVVIGEVGWPTDGDKHATVPYAQRFYAGLLKRLAARQGTPLRPHARIEVYLFGLMDEDAKSVDPGNFERHWGIFTFDGRPKFPLDLRGNGRPAMPAPARGVHYLPRRWCVLNPNATNTTALADNVGYACSRADCTVLGYGCSCGALDATGNASYAFNVYYQAQGQVPSACDFQGLAMVTDKDVSQPPCNFSVQVAESNATAVTMTADAKSSAPSSAPSSVPARVAAAVLALGFVLVSA; encoded by the exons atggcggcggcgctgcgttGTGTTGCGGTGGTGGTCGCAGTCGCAGTCGCCGCGGCGGGGATGGGGGTGGAGGCGCTCGGGGTGAACTGGGGAACCATGGCGACGCGCCGGCTGCCGCCCAAGGTGATGGGCCAGCTGCTCAAGGACAATGGGTTCAAGAAGGTGAAGATCTTCGACGCCGACGAGAACACCATGATGGGGCTCGCCGGCACCGGCATCGAGACCATGATCGCCGTGCCCAACGACATGCTCGCCGCCGTGGGCGACTACGGACGGGCACAGGAGTGGGTCAAGAAGAACGTGACCAA ATTTGTGGCGATTGGCAACGAGCCGTTCCTCACGGCGTACAATGGCACGTACAACAACGTCACCGTGCCAGCGCTCAAGAACATACAGCGCGCCCTCAACGAGGCCGGCCACGGGTCGGCGATCAAGGCGACGGTGCCGGTTAACGCCGACGTCTACGACTCGCCGGCCAGCAACCCTGTCCCTTCTGCGGGGAAGTTCCGCGACGACATCGTCGGCATCATCACCGACATGGTCAAGTTCCTCAACCACAGCGGCGCGCCATTCAGCGTCAACATCTACCCGTTCCTCAGCCTCTACGGCAACGACGACTTCCCGATCGACTACGCCTTCTTCGACGGCGCCCCGCCAAAGCCCGTCATCGACAATGGCATCAACTACACCAACGTGTTCGACGCCAACTTCGACACCCTCGTCTCCGCGCTCAAGAAGATCGGGTTCGGAGACCTGCCGGTCGTCATCGGCGAGGTCGGCTGGCCGACGGACGGCGACAAGCACGCCACCGTGCCCTACGCGCAGCGCTTCTACGCCGGGCTACTTAAGCGGCTGGCGGCGCGGCAGGGCACGCCGCTCCGGCCGCACGCACGGATCGAGGTGTACCTGTTCGGGCTCATGGACGAGGACGCAAAGAGCGTGGACCCGGGCAACTTCGAGCGCCACTGGGGCATCTTCACGTTCGACGGGAGGCCCAAGTTCCCGCTGGACCTGCGCGGCAATGGGCGGCCGGCCATGCCGGCCCCGGCCAGGGGCGTGCACTACCTGCCGCGGCGATGGTGCGTGCTGAACCCGAACGCCACCAACACGACGGCACTCGCGGACAACGTCGGCTACGCCTGCTCGCGCGCCGACTGCACGGTGCTCGGATACGGCTGCAGCTGCGGCGCGCTGGACGCCACCGGGAACGCCTCCTACGCGTTCAACGTCTACTATCAGGCGCAGGGGCAGGTGCCGTCGGCGTGCGACTTCCAGGGGCTCGCCATGGTCACTGACAAGGACGTGTCGCAGCCCCCCTGCAACTTCAGCGTACAGGTCGCCGAGTCCAACGCGACGGCCGtgaccatgaccgcggacgccaaGTCCTCCGCCCCGTCCTCCGCCCCGTCCTCGGTGCCGGCGCGGGTGGCCGCCGCCGTGCTGGCTTTGGGGTTCGTGTTGGTCTCAGCGTAA
- the LOC127295182 gene encoding glucan endo-1,3-beta-glucosidase 8 isoform X1: MAAALRCVAVVVAVAVAAAGMGVEALGVNWGTMATRRLPPKVMGQLLKDNGFKKVKIFDADENTMMGLAGTGIETMIAVPNDMLAAVGDYGRAQEWVKKNVTKYDFDGGVNIKFVAIGNEPFLTAYNGTYNNVTVPALKNIQRALNEAGHGSAIKATVPVNADVYDSPASNPVPSAGKFRDDIVGIITDMVKFLNHSGAPFSVNIYPFLSLYGNDDFPIDYAFFDGAPPKPVIDNGINYTNVFDANFDTLVSALKKIGFGDLPVVIGEVGWPTDGDKHATVPYAQRFYAGLLKRLAARQGTPLRPHARIEVYLFGLMDEDAKSVDPGNFERHWGIFTFDGRPKFPLDLRGNGRPAMPAPARGVHYLPRRWCVLNPNATNTTALADNVGYACSRADCTVLGYGCSCGALDATGNASYAFNVYYQAQGQVPSACDFQGLAMVTDKDVSQPPCNFSVQVAESNATAVTMTADAKSSAPSSAPSSVPARVAAAVLALGFVLVSA, encoded by the exons atggcggcggcgctgcgttGTGTTGCGGTGGTGGTCGCAGTCGCAGTCGCCGCGGCGGGGATGGGGGTGGAGGCGCTCGGGGTGAACTGGGGAACCATGGCGACGCGCCGGCTGCCGCCCAAGGTGATGGGCCAGCTGCTCAAGGACAATGGGTTCAAGAAGGTGAAGATCTTCGACGCCGACGAGAACACCATGATGGGGCTCGCCGGCACCGGCATCGAGACCATGATCGCCGTGCCCAACGACATGCTCGCCGCCGTGGGCGACTACGGACGGGCACAGGAGTGGGTCAAGAAGAACGTGACCAAGTACGACTTCGACGGCGGCGTCAACATCAA ATTTGTGGCGATTGGCAACGAGCCGTTCCTCACGGCGTACAATGGCACGTACAACAACGTCACCGTGCCAGCGCTCAAGAACATACAGCGCGCCCTCAACGAGGCCGGCCACGGGTCGGCGATCAAGGCGACGGTGCCGGTTAACGCCGACGTCTACGACTCGCCGGCCAGCAACCCTGTCCCTTCTGCGGGGAAGTTCCGCGACGACATCGTCGGCATCATCACCGACATGGTCAAGTTCCTCAACCACAGCGGCGCGCCATTCAGCGTCAACATCTACCCGTTCCTCAGCCTCTACGGCAACGACGACTTCCCGATCGACTACGCCTTCTTCGACGGCGCCCCGCCAAAGCCCGTCATCGACAATGGCATCAACTACACCAACGTGTTCGACGCCAACTTCGACACCCTCGTCTCCGCGCTCAAGAAGATCGGGTTCGGAGACCTGCCGGTCGTCATCGGCGAGGTCGGCTGGCCGACGGACGGCGACAAGCACGCCACCGTGCCCTACGCGCAGCGCTTCTACGCCGGGCTACTTAAGCGGCTGGCGGCGCGGCAGGGCACGCCGCTCCGGCCGCACGCACGGATCGAGGTGTACCTGTTCGGGCTCATGGACGAGGACGCAAAGAGCGTGGACCCGGGCAACTTCGAGCGCCACTGGGGCATCTTCACGTTCGACGGGAGGCCCAAGTTCCCGCTGGACCTGCGCGGCAATGGGCGGCCGGCCATGCCGGCCCCGGCCAGGGGCGTGCACTACCTGCCGCGGCGATGGTGCGTGCTGAACCCGAACGCCACCAACACGACGGCACTCGCGGACAACGTCGGCTACGCCTGCTCGCGCGCCGACTGCACGGTGCTCGGATACGGCTGCAGCTGCGGCGCGCTGGACGCCACCGGGAACGCCTCCTACGCGTTCAACGTCTACTATCAGGCGCAGGGGCAGGTGCCGTCGGCGTGCGACTTCCAGGGGCTCGCCATGGTCACTGACAAGGACGTGTCGCAGCCCCCCTGCAACTTCAGCGTACAGGTCGCCGAGTCCAACGCGACGGCCGtgaccatgaccgcggacgccaaGTCCTCCGCCCCGTCCTCCGCCCCGTCCTCGGTGCCGGCGCGGGTGGCCGCCGCCGTGCTGGCTTTGGGGTTCGTGTTGGTCTCAGCGTAA